TCATTCATTAAGGATATAATCAACATCGGTTAAATAAGATGCGAGGacataaatattatttttcagaCAATTAATTGGCTCTCACAATGCTCCATCAGCAAGACTCTTGTGACTTCAGTGTTTTCTATGAAATTTTTTGATCATAATACTATTGAGTAGGAGGATGAGGAAGATATAAATgatgaaaaattcaaattaatgGAACTTCGTGATACAAGTACAAATGAAGATTTGATAATGAAGGAGAAATACAAGTTCACAAGCTAACATGTCAAAGAGATGTTATCTTCgttcaaattatttttcttacCTCGTGGATTTGACAATGGTGGACAAACGTTGAAACTACACCAACATATAATTCCAGTGTTAGACATCACGATATGTTTTATGAGAGGACATATTTTTATGAAAGATGACATCACTTGCTTATTGCTTATGCCAGGCTTTACATTCACATTATGCTACTTATTCATAAtcgttgttattattattattattattattattattattattattttaaacttCTTTCTTACATATCggatcaaataatttttttcttagataAAGGATGAGTACAATGATGAAGTCCGAAGGCAAGACAAATAGGGGAAACCCTTATCTAAAcatcaaaataagaaaagaaaaacaattataTAATAGTGATACAGCAAAAGCCAGGGAGTGATAGAAACACTTAAAAAATGGTGATACATGAAAAGCTAGGGATGGGGCAGAAACAACAATAAGGGTATGATACCAAAAAAGGACAGGGATGGGGGAATAATGAGAGGAAGGTCCCAACTAAAGAGAAATAATATGTTTAGGCTCTTTGAATGAATGCAAAGAAATTTATTTCTGATCTGGAAAGAAATGGCTTTCAACTAAAATTGGGCATATAATAAAAACATCTAGGTATGGACAAGTTTAGAAAGGGAGAGGGGGACAGGGGACAGGGGAcaggaggagggggggggggatgtacAATAACTAGAGGAAAGATGTATTGTGCTTagaaaccaccaccaccaaaaccGCCAACGCCACCACCATGATCGACATGGTGGTGGTGGCCAGCCACCACGTGGTGGTGGGCACCCACGTGGAGGTGGCCGGCACCCTCGTGGTGGTGGCCGGCACCCCAGTGGTGGTAGTGACCACCGCCGGCACCACCATTATGTTGGTGGTGACCACCGCCagtaccatcacaattagcaccaccatcaccatcaccatcgtTGGCACAACCATCGTCGGCACCACCATCGTCGGCACCACCATTGTTGGCTCCATGATTGTCGGCCCCATGATCGTGCCTATGACGCTTTCTGTGCTTATAACGCTTCCTGTGTGTATCTGAGTCATCTCCACAGCCAAATATTATCATAGATATCATCAAGAGAGAGACAACCACTATACAAAGTAAGAATAAGCTACCACCACTCGCTAAACCATCTCCAACACCATCAATAACCctaaccatctctctctctctctctctctctctctctctctctctctctgtgtttgaACTTACAGGGTTTATATAGACTGCAAAAACTGTAAACACTCACCTTAGGTCATCATCTTGAAAAGGAAATTTAAACTTGTCAAGGTGGACACGACTTTTTTCTCTCCACTtaggaaaaattatattttacttGAAATTTGTTAAAATATTTTCATCTGATATTTTCTTATGAGTAATTTATTCCATGATGGAAACATTCGTTCAGGATGTAAATGAGAATTTG
The genomic region above belongs to Macadamia integrifolia cultivar HAES 741 unplaced genomic scaffold, SCU_Mint_v3 scaffold566, whole genome shotgun sequence and contains:
- the LOC122069260 gene encoding dormancy-associated protein 2-like; its protein translation is MVRVIDGVGDGLASGGSLFLLCIVVVSLLMISMIIFGCGDDSDTHRKRYKHRKRHRHDHGADNHGANNGGADDGGADDGCANDGDGDGGANCDGTGGGHHQHNGGAGGGHYHHWGAGHHHEGAGHLHVGAHHHVVAGHHHHVDHGGGVGGFGGGGF